The genomic window TGCTGGCCGGTGACCCGCATATCTCGTTTTCAGCACCGTCCGTGTGGTACGAGGCCCATCTGAGCACGCCGGAGTTTGAGCTTTTCGGGCACTTTCAGGCCCTGAACCCGATGGCGCTGCTGGGTCACAACCACGACTTCGGCTGGAGTTTGACGATGTTCCAGAACGACGACGTCGACTTCATTGCCGAGCAGGTCAACCCCGACAACCCTCAACAAGTGTGGCACCAGGGCAACTGGGTCGACATGGTGAGCCGGACCGAGCTGATTCAGGTCAAGGGTGCGGCACCGGAGCGCATGGTGGTGCGAACCACGCCGCAGGGGCCGGTGATCAACGATGCGTTCAAAGAAAGCTTGGGAACACGGCCCATCTCCATGTGGTGGGCGTTTTACGCCACCGAGAACCCTGCCATCCGGGGCTTTTACGAGCTCAACCGCGCAGACACCTTGGACAAGGCCCGCGAGGCTTCCAGCAAACTCCACGCGCCCGGCCTGAATATCGTGTGGGCCAACGCAGAGGGCGACATCGGTTGGTGGGCCGCGGCCAAGCTGCCCTTGCGCCCGCAAGGCGTGAACCCGACGTTTATCCTGGATGCGGCCAAAGGCGAGGCGGACAAACCCGGTTTTTACGCCTTCCGCTTCAACCCGCAGGAAGAGAACCCGGCGCGCGGCTACATCGTCTCGGCCAACCACCAACCTCTGCCCAAAAGCGGTGTGCCGGTGCCCGGCTACTACAACTTGCCGGACCGGGCGCAACGGCTCGATACCCTGCTCAACACCCCCAACATGAAGTGGACCAGTGTCGAGACCCGCAAGCTGATGCTGGACGTCAACAACAACTATGGCCCCCGCATTCTGCGCAACCTCCTGCCGGCCATGAATGCGGTCGTCACCGACCCCAACGAAAAAGCCTTTATGGAGCCCCTCACCAACTGGGACGGCACCTATGACGAGGGCAGTATTGCGGCCACCCTGTTTACCCAAATGATGTACGAGTTGGCCAAAGCTGCATTTGCCGACGAACTGGGCCCCGTGCAGTTTGCGAACCTGCTGGAAACTCGCGCACTCGACTTCGCCCTGCCGCTATTGGTCGCGGACAACAATTCGCCCTGGTGGGACGATGTCAGCACGCCGGCCAAAGAAAGCCACTTTGAGACGACCCGTATCGCCTGGTCCAACACCCTGAAGCACCTGCAAGGTCTGTATGGCACCAGCCTTTTAGACTGGCGCTGGGGTGTGGCCCACACCTTGACCCACGGGCACCCGCTGGGCCGGCAAAAGCCACTGGACAAGATTTTTAACGTGGGGCCTTTTCAAGTGCCCGGCGGTCGCGAAACGCCAAACAACCTATCGGGCACGCTGGGGCCCGCCCCTTGGGCGGTCACCTCCGGCCCGTCGACGCGACGGGTGATTGATTTTGCAGACGCAGGCAAAGCCGTGGGCATCAATCCGCTCGGCCAAAGCGGCGTGTGGCCCGACAAGCATTACGCCGATCAGGCTGAAAAATATGCCAAGGGCGAGTTCGTGCGCATGTGGCTCGACGAAGCCGACGTAATCGCCCGCACCGAAAGCACTCTTACGCTGCGGCCGGCCCGCTAAGCAAGTCTTGCAGCTCCCGCAGGCTGCCCACGGTGGCGTGCGGGTATTGGGTGAAAGACCAGAGGTGCTCCTCCCGGTTCACCCACACGGTTTGCATGCCCACACCCAAGGCGCCCAAAACGTCCAGTGCTGCGTCATCTCCGATATGCAATACCTCTTCGGCTTTGACGCCTACCGATGCGCAGGCCGCTGCAAAAATACGCGGGTCCGGCTTGCCCACGCCTGCATCCCGCGCGCTCACACTGGCCGCAAAGTAACGGCCAATGCCCACGCGGTGCACATCCGCATTGCCATTGCTCACTGCAACGATCGGCCAACGGGCCGCCATGGCGTCGAGCAAAGGAATCGCATCCTCAAACAGCTCTACCTGCATGCGGGCATCAAAAAACACCTCAAACGCAGGCTCCGCCAAAGTCGAGTCATCGCCACTGCGTTGCAGGGCCAGCCGGATGGACTCACGCCGCAGCACGCTCAGGTCATGGGCGTGGTCTGCCCATTGCGCTTCGGTATCCGCACGCAGCAACTGACGCTGGTGGGGGTCGGCATACATGACAGCGGTGCGGGGCGCGTGTGCCGTGAGCCATTCGCGCAACAGGTCTTCGGCCCGGTGAATCGCAGGCCACACGGGCCACAAGGTGTCGTCCAGATCAAGGGTAATGGCGCGGATGCGGCTCAAGTTCAGCATGGGGCAGTGCGCGACTCGCGGGAGCCGCCAAAACAACGGAGGAAGCTGTGAGGGTACACACAAACGGCGCCGCACCGGGCCGCACAGAGCGCTACTATCAAGCCTGTTGCTTTAACGACCCATTCACCCATGCCCGCCATCACGCTTGATATGCCCAGCCCGACGGGCGAACAACTCAAAGCTGCCCGCTTGGCTGCCGGCCTGAATCAGGCCCAGGCCGCTCAACTGCTAGGCTACTCCTTGCAAACCGGAAGCCGCGGCGGCCTGCAGTCCCGCACCTGGCAAGCCCTGGAAAGCCCGACCGATGACCGCAACATGCAGGGCCCGGTATTTGCCATGTTTTTGCTGCTCACCGGGCAACACCCCACACTCCAATTGGTAGAAAAAGAGCTCAGCGATACGCCCCTGCCCTCCAGCACCGAAGCCGACTGACACTCACCGCGACTGAATATTTCTCTCATGGCACTCCCCTCCCCCTTTGCTCCCGAGCCCTCATACACCCACGGTCAACCCGCACGCACCGCCGTACTGTTGTGCAACCTGGGTACGCCGGATGAACCCACCACCCCGGCTGTGCGCCGCTATCTCGCCGAGTTTTTGAGTGACCACCGCGTGGTCGAGATTCCACGCCTGCTGTGGCTGTTAATCCTGCACGGCATCATCCTGCGTTTCCGGCCGGCCAAGTCGGCCGCCAAGTACGCCAGCATCTGGACGCCTGAGGGCTCGCCACTCAAGGTGTGGACCGAGCGGCAGGCCAAGATGCTGCAGGGCTGGCTGGGCCAGCGCAACCACCACGTCAAGGTGGCGTGGGCCATGCGCTACGGCAGCACCAATATTGCATCCCAGCTCACCGCTCTCAAGGCAGACGGGGTCACCCGCGTCCTGATCGTGCCCGCCTACCCGCAATACAGCGCCACCACGACAGCCAGTGTGTTTGATGCGGTCTACGCCTGGGCCTCGAAAACCCGCTCGATTCCTGAGCTGCGTTTTGTGAACCACTACCACGACCACAGCGGCTATATCGCCGCGCTGGCTGCCAGCGTGCAGCGCTACTGGCGTGCCAATGGCCGGCCTGACAAGCTGGTGATGAGTTTTCATGGCGTGCCTGAGCGCACCCTGCACTTGGGCGACATCTACCACTGCGAGTGCTTCAAGACCGCAAGGCTGCTGTCCGAAGCTTTGGGCCTATCCAAAGACCAGTTCAAAGTGACTTTCCAGTCCCGGTTGGGCCGTGCCAAATGGCTGGAGCCCTACACCGAGCCCACCCTGATTGACATGGGCAAGGCCGGTGTGGAGCGGGTAGATGTGATCTGCCCAGGGTTCACCAGCGATTGCCTGGAAACCCTCGAGGAAATCAACATGGAAGCCCGCGAAGCGTTTTTGCATGCAGGCGGCAAAGAGTTTCACTACATCCCCTGCCTGAACGACGACCCGGAGTGGATTACTGCACTCTGCCAGCTCACCGAAACCCACCTCAGCGGCTGGCGCACCCAAGAAGCCCCCGACACCGCGGCCCAAGAGGTCTCGCGCGCCGCTGCGCTGGCACTGGGCGCGAAACAATGAGGGTTCAGCTGCGGCAAGCGGCGCCGCATGGTGTCCAATACATCCATGGAAATGAACGCCCTTAATGAACAACGCCTCCATGATCTGGAGATCAAGGCCAGCTACCTTGAAGACACGGTGGACCAGCTCGACAGCATCATCATCCGCCAACAAGCGCAAATTGAGCTGTTGATCCGGGAGGTGACCCACCTTAAGCAGCAAACGCCGGATGCCGGTGTTGCGCGGAATCTGCGTGACGATCTGCCACCCCACTATTGACTCTGGAAACTGATATGTCGCTTCACACTTGGTGGTTGTTTGTCATGATGACGTTTGTGGTGTCGGGCACGCCCGGCCCGAATATGCTGTTGGTCATGAGCACCAGCGCGCGTGAAGGCATGCGCGCTGCCATTGTCAACATGGCGGGATGCATGACCTCTTTGATGTTGATGCTGGGGCTCTCTGCCGCAGGTTTGGGTGCGCTGTTGCAGGCATTCCCGGCTGTGTTTGACACGCTGCGTTTGGCTGGTGCCGCTTATCTGGCCTACCTGGGCGTGCAATGCTGGCGCTCGCCGGTAAAGGATGCGGAGGACACCGCAAACAACCCCACAACTCCAGCGGTCAGCGCAGGCACCAGCCTCTGGAGCCATTACCGCCAGGGCGCATTGGTCGCGGCCAGCAACCCCAAAGCCATTTTGTTTGCGGCTGCTTTCTTCCCCCAGTTTCTGAACCCTGAAGCGGCGCAACTCACCCAGTTCGCGATTCTGCTGGGTACTTTTGCTGTCGTCGAAGTCGCTTGGTACTTTGTGTATGCAGCCAGTGGAAAGCAGCTCGCGACCTACCTGCGCCGTGCCACGGTGATGCGCGCTTTTAACCGCCTGACCGGCGGCGTTTTCGTGGGCTTCGCGGCACTGATGGCGGCTGCCAAAAGCTAGACCAACGCGCGCTGCCGCACCTCAAGCGAGGTCTTGGTAGCGGGAGTCTTTCTCGACGTACATCTGCAGATCGCAGCGGTGGAGCCAACTGGCGAGAGTGTCTTGGCTATCGGCCAGTGCAAGCCCGGCGCTGGCTGAGACGCTCAGCCCCGGGTGCACACTGTGCCAGTCAAATTCGTTCACCGCTTTGTGGATACGAGCGACCACCGAGGTACTGCTCTGCGCCTCCACGTGGCTGAAGAGGACCACAAACTCATCACCCCCGAGCCGGACGGACACATCGCCCTCACGCACAAAGCCACTCAAAATCCGCCCCACGGTCCTGAGCACCTCGTCACCCACCAAATGGGAAAAGCGATCGTTGATTTGCTTGAAATGGTCGATATCGACAAACACCAAGGCAGGGGCACGCTGGCGCTCGGTGGCATCGCTCAGCAAAGCCGGCACGATTTGCTCCAGGTACCGGCGGTTGTACAGGCCGGTCAGGGCATCTTGCATGGCCAAGCGCTCCAAATGGCGCGTTTTTTCTTCCAAATGACGGCTGGCTTGGCGATCTGCACGCACCCGCATTTGCCATTCCACACGCTCTTCGCGGCTGTGCAAAGCCTCTTTGCGAAGGTGCATTTCCTGCATTTTCCAGAGCCGTTGCTGCGCTTGTGCCTGCAAGTCTTTGCCCTGGGCAGAGTAGATCTGGATCAGCAACAAATACGCAGTGGCCCGCAGATGCTCGTTTTCAGCCCGCGCCGCAGATTGCAGCAAGCACTGGGCGTGGGCCTCTGCCGACATCCAATCCTCGGCGGCCCATGCAATTTCAGTCCTCAGCCACATCTCCAGCAAAATCACAGCCGGCTGGCGCATTCCCTTGGCCACGCTGGCCGAAATCGTGTCTGCCCTGCGGCTGGCCTCATCCAGATCACCCTGCCAGCAAAGCTCAAATGCATGCGTCAGGTCCAGCAGCGCGCGGGTTTTGCGATAAGGGCACAGCAAGGAGCGCACACTCCCGGGTTGCGAGGTGACTTGTTCGGGCAGCGCGGCAATCTGCGTCAACCGGTCGAGCGACAAAAAAGTGCCGTGGTAATACCGGTCGAGAAAACAGCGGTGCATTTCGGCATACCGCTGGTGGTAACGCGGCAAGCAGGATTCAGCCCACAGGCCCTGGGCTTCAAACATCCGGACCGAGCGCTCCAGTAACTCGGCCGCATTGTCAAAACTCTGGCTGCATGCATAGGCAACCCCGAGGTAGTTGCAGGCCATAGCCTCTGCCAGCGGATGGCTGGCTGGGCTGGACTGGCTGAGCTTCAAGGCCAGCATGGCGGCTTCCAGGCCATCGGCGCTGTGGCCCATCAGGCTCAGCACATTGGCTAAAGTGGTCAGGGCCTCGGCTTCGCCAGCGGCGTCCCCGTGGGTTTGGAACATCTGGGCGGCGCGCTCCGCCGTCTCACGGGCACGGCGCAGGCGCGAGAGCTGGCGGTCTCCCTGCGCAAGGTACAACAGGGCGCGAGCTTGGCCCGCGGCGTCGTTCTGCCGCTGGGCATGTAGCAGTGCGCTTTTGGAGAGCGTCTGGCTGAAGTCCACATCGCCGCGCATCAAGGCCGCCTGCGCTTGGAACAGCAGGGTGACGTGGGTCGGATCAGAGGACAAAAGCGGCGCGTCGGGCATGGGGGAGAGACAAGTAATCAACCCCACAGATTAGGCGGACGCACCGGCGCTGTCATCACCCGAACGGGTGAAATTTGCAAGTATTTGCAACCCGTTTGCGTTACTGCGTGAGCGCCATGGCTTTCACTTGCGCCCAGACGTGCATGCCAGGCTGGAGTTGCAGCTGTTGCACCGCACGCCGTGTCAGGCGGGCCCAAAGTGCTGTACCGCTCACGTCCAAGCGCACCAGGGCCTGGGCGGGTTGCTGGTCCGGCAGAATTTGCGCCACGGTGCACGCCACGGTGTTTTGAATGCTGCTTCCTGATGGGGCTTGGGTTGCAATGCTGACATCGCGGGCCAACACCCGCAAACGCACCCACTGCCCGGTTTGCAGCTTGGCATCAGGCACCCAGAAGGTGCCGCCATCAAATGCAATTTCGCTCAAATGCCACTGCGGGTCGTGGGATATCACACGCCCTGTCACAAGGCTCGCCGTCTCTCCACCGAGGCGGATCACAGGCTCCACCTGAGACAGCACGGTATCTACTGGGCCTATGACCATGACACGCCCTTGTTCCAGAACCACCAAGGTGTCCGCCAGGCGGGTGACCTCCTCGGTCGCGTGCGACACATACACCATCGGGATCTGGAGCTCGCTGCCGAGTTGTTCCAGCCACGGCAAGACCTCGCGCCGGCGGGCCTCGTCCAGAGACGCAAGGGGCTCGTCCAAAAGCAAAATCTGCGGGTTGGTCGCCAGCGCCCGTGCGATCGCGACACGCTGGCGCTCGCCACCGGAGAGGTCGGTCGTCCGCCGGTGCAAAAGTTTCGACAGGCCCAGGGTCTGAATCGCGAACTCAGGCGTCAGCAAGGGGCTGCCATCCATTCGGGGTGTAGCGCGCCGGCGGGCGAACTCCAAGTTACCCGCCACGTCCAAATGGGAGAACAGACTGGCCTCTTGAAACACATACCCCAGGGAGCGCCGGTAGGTAGGCAAAAAAACACCTGCGGACTCGTCTTGCCAGGTATGCCCGCCCACCTGCACCAGCGCTTGCGGCGAGCGCTCGAGACCAGCGATGCACCTCAAAACCGTCGTTTTGCCTGAGCCCGACGGCCCATACAGAACCGTGATGCCCTTTGACGGCAGCTCCATATCCACCACCAGGCTGAAGCCGGGTTTGGAGACATTCAATTGGATGCGGTTGAAACTGCGGTTGCCCATAGCGCTCAAGTCCGCAAACGGCTGCCACGCGGGTTGAGCCACCCCAGTGCTAGCAACACCACAAAAGAAAACAGCACCATGCCACCCGACAACCAGTGCGCCTGGGTGTATTCGAGTGCCTCCACATGGCCATAAATTTGGGTGGACACCACCCGGGTGCTCTCGGGGATATTGCCCCCCAGCATCAGCACCACACCAAACTCGCCCACCGTGTGGGCAAAGCTCAGTACAGCGGCACTCACCACACCGGGACGGCACAGCGGCAAGACTACATGCCAGAAAGTATCCCAAGGGGAGGCCCGCAGTGTGGCGGCGACCTCCAGCGGGCGCGGCCCCAAGCTTTCAAACGCATTCTGCAATGGCTGCACCGCAAACGGCAGGGAGTAAATCACCGAGCCTAGCACCAGCCCCGCAAAAGTGAATGGCAGCAAACCGATACCCAACCACTGGGTGAACTGACCGCCCCACCCCTGCGGCCCCAAGCTGACCAACAGGTAAAAGCCCAACACCGTGGGCGGCAACACCAAAGGCATGGCCACCAGTGCCCCTACAGCGCGACTCCACCAAGAGCCGGACCGGGCCAGCCACCAGGCCAACGGGGTAGCCACACAGAGCAACACAAGCGTGGTGACACTGGCCAGCTCCAAAGTGAGCCGGATGGCCGAAAAATCGTCCGAAGACAGCGGAAACGCAGCCACGGGCAAACTGCTACTCATAGCCCACCGCGCGCATCACCCGGCGGGCAGGCTCAGTGCGCAGATAGGCCAAAAAAGCCAAAGCGGCTACCTGACCTTGCCCGGGATTGAGGAGCACCGCATCCTGCCGCAAAGCCTGGTGCAAGTGGGCGGGCACCTGCCACGCGGAGCCATCCACCAAACGCCCATCCCGCATCACCTGAGACAGCGCGACAAACCCCACGGGCGCGTTACCACTTGCGACAAATTGGTAGGTTTGCGCAATGCTTTCACCCTGAATCAGCCGTCCTTGCAGGCCTTGCCACACCCCCCTCTGCTGCATCACCTGCATGGCGGCAGCGCCATAGGGGGCGGTTTTGGGGTCGGCCATGGCCACCCGCAAACCAGCAGCACCCAGCACCGCGCCCTGCGCGTCGACTACACCGGGCTGCGGACTCCATAAAACCAATCGGCCGGTAGCGTAGGTGAATTGGCTCGCCGCTACGGCCGCACCCTCCAGCACTAGGCGCGAAGGGGTTTCGTCGTCGGCGGATAAAAGCACTTGGTACGGCGCACCATTCTTGATCTGGGCGTATAGCTTGCCGGTGGCTCCTGGCACCAGGGTCACAGTGTGCCCGCTCACCCGCTTGAAGTCGCTGGCAATGGTTTGCGCCATCCCGGAAAAATTGGCGGCCACGGCCACCAACGCAGTGTCCGCCCGCACCGATGAGAGCACCCCGAGACTGAGCAGCCCCACACCCAATCCCAGCCGCAGCACCCATGAAATCACTGAATTAGCCATACGAGAAGATTAGCATTCGCCGCAACAAAAAAAGGGGCGCCGAAGCACCCCTTTTTTGCTACCAAAAATATAGCTACACCCGCATATTAAATGGGGGCTAGCACCCTTTTTTATGCCAAAGCCAAGCGCTGCGCCTTGCCTTGAAAGTGCTTGAGCACCCGTGGCAAGACCAACACACTCAGCACCACCACCAGCAATGTCACCGACATGGGGCGCTGCAGGAAGATCATGGCACTGCCTTCACCAATGGACATGGCGTTGCGCAGCTGCGCCTCTGCCAAAGGTCCGAGGATCATGCCCACAATCACCGGTGCCGTCGGAATATTGAATCGGCGCATCACCAAGCCCATAACCCCCACCACATACAGCAGCACCAGGTCAAAGGCGCTCTGGCGCATACCGTAAGTACCCACGGTGGCAAAAATCAGAATACCGGCGTACAGCTGGGCCTTGGGCACCTTCAGCAGCTTGACCCACAAGCCCACCATCGGCAAATTCAGCACCAGCAGCATGACGTTGCCGATGAACAGCGAGGCGATCAAGGCCCACACCAGCGCAGACGAGGTGGTAAACAGTTGTGGCCCGGGTTGGATACCGTAGTTCTGGAAAGCGCCCAGCAACACGGCCGTCGTGTTGGACACGGGAATGCCGAGCGTGAGCAACGGAATCAAGGCGGTGGTCACCGTCGCGTTATTGGCGGCTTCGGGGCCGGCCACACCTTCGATGGCACCTTTGGTACCGAACTCCGCAAGGTCGTCGCCTTTGGCAAGTTTCTTTTCTGTGGCGTAACTCAAGAAGGTTGGAATCTCTGTGCCGCCGGCAGGAATGCAACCAAAAGGTGCGCCAATCGCAGCACCACGGATCCAGGCGGGGATCGAACGCTTCCAATCACGGGCCGTCATGGTGACGCGACTGAGCTTGTTTTCGGTCTCGACCACCTTGCCCTCAAAGAGCACATAGTGCAGGGCCTCAGCCACCGCAAATAAACCAACCGCCACCAACACAATTTCAATGCCGTCCAGCAGCTCGGGCATGTTGCCGGTGTAGCGGGTTTGACCAGTGATCTGGTCCATGCCAATCAAGCCAATGGCTAAGCCCACAAACAGAGCAGTCAAGCCGCGCAATGTGCTCTGCCCCAACACCGCACTGACGGTGGTGAACGCCAAAAGCATCAAACAAAAATACTCGGGCGGGCCGAGCTTGACGGCGTATTCCGCCACCAGCGGCGCAAACAGGGTCACGACCACCGTGGCAATACTTCCAGCGACAAACGAGCCGATAGCCGCTGTTGCAAGCGCAGCACCTGCGCGGCCGCTCTTGGCCATCTTGTTGCCCTCCATGGCGGTCACCATGCTGGAGGTCTCACCCGGCGTATTGAGCAAAATGGAGGTGGTGGAGCCACCGTACATCGCGCCGTAGTAAATGCCGGCAAAAAAGATCATGGAGGCAGTGGCCTCCACCTGGGTGGTAATCGGCAACAACATCGCCACCGCCGTGGCAGGCCCGATGCCGGGCAACACGCCCACGGCAGTGCCCAGCGCACAACCCACAAATGCCCACAACAGGTTGACGGGGGTACCCGCCGTCGCAAACCCTTGAAGAAGTTGATTCCAGATTTCCATTACAACCATCCGCTTTGCGTCAAACCTGGCAAGCTGATGGCCAGAAACTTGGTAAACATCCAGTACACGGGTGCCGAGATCAGCAGACCGACCACGATATCCGTGATCCAGGTGCGGGCGCCGCCCAAGACCTGGCCTTGGGCCAGGCGCGCGCCCCGCGATGCCAACACAAAACACAGGGCGCAACTGGAGATGAACCCTATGGTGGTGATCAACGCTGCATTCACCAGCAAGCCCACCGACATCCAGATAAATCCGGGCCAGAAGGCGGGCTCGCTGTCTTCGTCATCTTCCATGTCGAGAAAGCCGCCCTTACGGACCTCCCACAGCAAGAAACCACTGCACAGCAGCAAAGCCACAGATACCACCCACGGAAGAAAGTCAGGGCCGATACCGGCGTAACCCGCTTCTGAGGGAATGACCCATGCGCCAGCACCCAGCCCGAGGGCTAGGAGCAGCACGCCCACTGCCACGGCGGCTTCTTGCCGCGCTTTCACGACCTGGCTCATCACAGCATTCCGGAGAGGTGCATCACGCCGCGCAGGCTGGAAAACTCGTTGTCCACAAATTCGTCAAACGCTTTGCCGGTCAACACCGCAGGGGTCCACTGGTTTTTCTCCAGCGCGTCAGCCCAGCCCTTGGTCTTGGTGACCTTGACGATCAGGTCTGTCAGTGCAGCACGCTGCTCGGCGGTGATGCCAGGCGCGCCATATACACCGCGCCAGTTACCCAACACCACGTCATAGCCTTGCTCGCGCATGGTCGGCACATTGATGCCGGGCAGGCGCTTCTCGGAAGTCACCCCGATGGCGCGCATCTTGCCCGCAGCAATGTACTCAGCGAACTCGCTGTAACCGCTACCACCAATCGTCACGTTACCGCCCAAAATAGCCGCAGTGGCTTCGCCGCCGCCACGGAACGCAACGTAGTTGACCTTTTTGGGGTCTACGTTGACCTTGGTCGCCAGCATGGAGGCACAAATGTGCTCTGTGGATCCACGCGAACCGCCACCCCACTTGACACTGCCGGGGTCTTTTTGCATTTGGGTGACCACGTCTTTCATGGTCTTGAGCGGAGAGTCGGCCGGCACCACGAACACGTTGTATTCGCTGGTGATACGGGCGATCGGGGTCACCTTGTCCAAGCCGACGGCAGGCTTGCTGGTGATGATGCCACCCAGCATTACCGCGCCCATCACCATCATGGCGTTAGGGTCGCCCTTGGCGGAATTCACAAACTGAGCCAAGCCGATCACACCGGCCGCGCCACCCTTGTTTTCGTATTGCACAGTGTCCACCAGCTTGGCGTCGATCAGTGCTTTGCCCAGGGCGCGGCCTGTGCCGTCCCAACCGCCGCCGGGGTTGGCGGGGAGCATCATTTTCAGATTGGTGGCTGCACGTGCCGACAAAGGCAGAGCACCGGCAGCAGCCATCACGGCCATGGATTTGAGGAAAGTATCGCGACGCATGGAGGTCTCCTGTGGTTATTGGTAGGGCCTATGATGCGGGCCGTGGCTGTCAAACGGCTGTCCAAATTCCCTAGGGGAAACCCGTAATTCGCACCCTGCTCTGGCCATGCATTTACTCTTGATCGAAGATGATCCCGCCCTGTTCACCACCCTGCAACGCAGCCTGGTACGTGCACAAATGCGGGTCGATGTCTGCAGCGATGGTGCACAAGCGCTCACCTACTGGAACACGCTCCAGCCCGATGTGGTGGTGCTCGACCTGAGCCTGCCGGGAGTAGACGGGCTCGACGTACTCAAGCAGGCGCGCCGCAGCGGCCTGCGCACGCCGGTTCTGATCCTGACCGCGCGCGGAACCGTCGGCGACAAAGTGCTGGGCCTGAATGCCGGTGCCGACGATTACCTGCCCAAGCCGTTTGACCTCGATGAGCTGGAAGCCCGCATACGCGCCCTGCATCGCCGCAATGCCGACAACCCGACACCCCAGAGCAGCGACCTGCTGGTCGGAGAGTTGCGGCTGGACCGCAACAGCGGCGCCATCTATCACCGCCACGAGGTCTTGGACTTGACCCCTCGGGAGTTGGCCTTGATGACGGCCCTGATGTTGCGCCCGGGCCATGCGGTCAGCAAAGAACGCTTATTTGAAGTGGTGTTTCCCGGTCAGGTGGATGTGCAGTTTGAAGCGATCGAGGTGGTGGTGTACCGCCTGCGCAAGAAGCTCACCGCCATGCGGGTCAGCCTGGTGACCCTGCGCGGTCT from Rhodoferax potami includes these protein-coding regions:
- a CDS encoding penicillin acylase family protein; protein product: MVKLMAGLLALVLLAVVGVGGWYLYKKQPVRSGVVELQNLQGNVTVRYDERGVPHITADNEADLYRALGYVHAQDRLFQLEMVRRLANGELAEVLGPKLLDVDKLFRTLGLREHAKKVVAAMDRNAPESRALLSYIDGINQWQDSHRAPLEFDILGIPQQPFTPEDTYAVGGYLAYSFAAAFRTEPLMTFIRDRLGPDYLRAFDVDWHPEGVLTPISGMTPDAWNSLQRVAGVSLQASELGGIPLLEGSNAWAVSGKRTASGSPMLAGDPHISFSAPSVWYEAHLSTPEFELFGHFQALNPMALLGHNHDFGWSLTMFQNDDVDFIAEQVNPDNPQQVWHQGNWVDMVSRTELIQVKGAAPERMVVRTTPQGPVINDAFKESLGTRPISMWWAFYATENPAIRGFYELNRADTLDKAREASSKLHAPGLNIVWANAEGDIGWWAAAKLPLRPQGVNPTFILDAAKGEADKPGFYAFRFNPQEENPARGYIVSANHQPLPKSGVPVPGYYNLPDRAQRLDTLLNTPNMKWTSVETRKLMLDVNNNYGPRILRNLLPAMNAVVTDPNEKAFMEPLTNWDGTYDEGSIAATLFTQMMYELAKAAFADELGPVQFANLLETRALDFALPLLVADNNSPWWDDVSTPAKESHFETTRIAWSNTLKHLQGLYGTSLLDWRWGVAHTLTHGHPLGRQKPLDKIFNVGPFQVPGGRETPNNLSGTLGPAPWAVTSGPSTRRVIDFADAGKAVGINPLGQSGVWPDKHYADQAEKYAKGEFVRMWLDEADVIARTESTLTLRPAR
- a CDS encoding HAD family hydrolase gives rise to the protein MLNLSRIRAITLDLDDTLWPVWPAIHRAEDLLREWLTAHAPRTAVMYADPHQRQLLRADTEAQWADHAHDLSVLRRESIRLALQRSGDDSTLAEPAFEVFFDARMQVELFEDAIPLLDAMAARWPIVAVSNGNADVHRVGIGRYFAASVSARDAGVGKPDPRIFAAACASVGVKAEEVLHIGDDAALDVLGALGVGMQTVWVNREEHLWSFTQYPHATVGSLRELQDLLSGPAAA
- a CDS encoding helix-turn-helix domain-containing protein, encoding MPAITLDMPSPTGEQLKAARLAAGLNQAQAAQLLGYSLQTGSRGGLQSRTWQALESPTDDRNMQGPVFAMFLLLTGQHPTLQLVEKELSDTPLPSSTEAD
- the hemH gene encoding ferrochelatase, encoding MALPSPFAPEPSYTHGQPARTAVLLCNLGTPDEPTTPAVRRYLAEFLSDHRVVEIPRLLWLLILHGIILRFRPAKSAAKYASIWTPEGSPLKVWTERQAKMLQGWLGQRNHHVKVAWAMRYGSTNIASQLTALKADGVTRVLIVPAYPQYSATTTASVFDAVYAWASKTRSIPELRFVNHYHDHSGYIAALAASVQRYWRANGRPDKLVMSFHGVPERTLHLGDIYHCECFKTARLLSEALGLSKDQFKVTFQSRLGRAKWLEPYTEPTLIDMGKAGVERVDVICPGFTSDCLETLEEINMEAREAFLHAGGKEFHYIPCLNDDPEWITALCQLTETHLSGWRTQEAPDTAAQEVSRAAALALGAKQ
- a CDS encoding SlyX family protein; translated protein: MVSNTSMEMNALNEQRLHDLEIKASYLEDTVDQLDSIIIRQQAQIELLIREVTHLKQQTPDAGVARNLRDDLPPHY
- a CDS encoding LysE family translocator, whose translation is MSLHTWWLFVMMTFVVSGTPGPNMLLVMSTSAREGMRAAIVNMAGCMTSLMLMLGLSAAGLGALLQAFPAVFDTLRLAGAAYLAYLGVQCWRSPVKDAEDTANNPTTPAVSAGTSLWSHYRQGALVAASNPKAILFAAAFFPQFLNPEAAQLTQFAILLGTFAVVEVAWYFVYAASGKQLATYLRRATVMRAFNRLTGGVFVGFAALMAAAKS
- a CDS encoding GGDEF domain-containing protein, whose product is MPDAPLLSSDPTHVTLLFQAQAALMRGDVDFSQTLSKSALLHAQRQNDAAGQARALLYLAQGDRQLSRLRRARETAERAAQMFQTHGDAAGEAEALTTLANVLSLMGHSADGLEAAMLALKLSQSSPASHPLAEAMACNYLGVAYACSQSFDNAAELLERSVRMFEAQGLWAESCLPRYHQRYAEMHRCFLDRYYHGTFLSLDRLTQIAALPEQVTSQPGSVRSLLCPYRKTRALLDLTHAFELCWQGDLDEASRRADTISASVAKGMRQPAVILLEMWLRTEIAWAAEDWMSAEAHAQCLLQSAARAENEHLRATAYLLLIQIYSAQGKDLQAQAQQRLWKMQEMHLRKEALHSREERVEWQMRVRADRQASRHLEEKTRHLERLAMQDALTGLYNRRYLEQIVPALLSDATERQRAPALVFVDIDHFKQINDRFSHLVGDEVLRTVGRILSGFVREGDVSVRLGGDEFVVLFSHVEAQSSTSVVARIHKAVNEFDWHSVHPGLSVSASAGLALADSQDTLASWLHRCDLQMYVEKDSRYQDLA
- the modC gene encoding molybdenum ABC transporter ATP-binding protein encodes the protein MGNRSFNRIQLNVSKPGFSLVVDMELPSKGITVLYGPSGSGKTTVLRCIAGLERSPQALVQVGGHTWQDESAGVFLPTYRRSLGYVFQEASLFSHLDVAGNLEFARRRATPRMDGSPLLTPEFAIQTLGLSKLLHRRTTDLSGGERQRVAIARALATNPQILLLDEPLASLDEARRREVLPWLEQLGSELQIPMVYVSHATEEVTRLADTLVVLEQGRVMVIGPVDTVLSQVEPVIRLGGETASLVTGRVISHDPQWHLSEIAFDGGTFWVPDAKLQTGQWVRLRVLARDVSIATQAPSGSSIQNTVACTVAQILPDQQPAQALVRLDVSGTALWARLTRRAVQQLQLQPGMHVWAQVKAMALTQ